In the Brassica napus cultivar Da-Ae chromosome A7, Da-Ae, whole genome shotgun sequence genome, one interval contains:
- the LOC111208662 gene encoding uncharacterized protein LOC111208662 has translation MLLDEYFWKSDPFAPNAPDGIYEKCAILQITKVMSHETFLKDRWCALGITARILSTTVWITSLTDPTWVVGSMRLNSYIYMKFMVGFSANAKAANVYKKKAESPTKTWIQHGIVTALF, from the exons ATGTTGCTTGATGAATATTTCTGGAAAAGTGATCCATTTGCCCCAAACGCCCCGGATGGTATTTACGAAAAATGTGCCAT CTTGCAGATAACCAAAGTTATGAGTCATGAAACTTTTTTAAAGGACAGGTGGTGCGCTCTGGGAATCACAGCAAGGATCCTCAGTACCACAGTCTGGATCACTTCTTTGACAG ATCCGACATGGGTTGTTGGTTCGATGAGgctaaatagttatatttacaTGAAGTTCATGGTCGGCTTCAGTGCAAATGCAAag GCAGCGAATGTATATAAGAAGAAAGCTGAAAGTCCTACGAAAACATGGATACAACATGGTATAGTTACTG CTCTGTTTTGA